In Bernardetia litoralis DSM 6794, the genomic window GCTAATACTTCGTCATTAGGATGAGATTTTGCTACCAACTCTCCTTGTGTTCCATCTTCTTTTTGTCTAAAAATATCACCTGTTTGAGTCCAGCTATAAATATTATCACCTACTCTCACAGTACGCTTTCCACCTTTTCCATCTTGAATTTCATATAGAAACTCAAAATTATTTACTAATGTAGAATAATTTTTGCCACTCGGGACAATTGTTTTTACTAAATAATTTCCAGAGTTTATGCCTGTACTGGATTTGTAAAGCTCACAAGAACAAATACCTTTGATACGCTCGTCTTCTGTTCCTATCACTGAATAATGAGCAATTTTCCAATCACCAGTCTGTTTTTCATATCCAAAAACCATTGAAACCGTTTCAGTTCCTTTAGACCAAACTTCTTTATCTTTTGCAATTTGATATTCTACTACATATACAATTATTCCAACAGTCCCTTTTACTTCATTTTTCAGAACTTCTTTTATAGAATAATCTATTTTTAATCCTTTTGTGCGTACAATTTTAGTCAAATAACTCAAAAAACCTTCATAATTACTATTCAAAACAGAACCCCTGTCTGAAATATTAAAAGTAACAAGTGTAGAAGTAACATCTTTTGCCATGTGTTCCATGACAGCTTTTACATCTTTTGTTTCACCTAATTTAGAATAAGCGGTTGCAAATTCCATTAAGTTTTTCTTAATAATTACCTGAGCCGCTTTATCTCTGGCTTTTTGTTTTTCAGCATCACTTATTTTTTGTGCATATAATGTAGAATGAAATAGAGAACAAGAAAATAAAAATAATACAACAAAACAGGCTTTCAAAAACTTGCTTTGAAATATTTTTGTTAAGTAAGGGGAAAGAGATGAATATGTCATAAAAAAATAGATTTGAAAATAAATTTAGGTA contains:
- a CDS encoding nuclear transport factor 2 family protein, which gives rise to MTYSSLSPYLTKIFQSKFLKACFVVLFLFSCSLFHSTLYAQKISDAEKQKARDKAAQVIIKKNLMEFATAYSKLGETKDVKAVMEHMAKDVTSTLVTFNISDRGSVLNSNYEGFLSYLTKIVRTKGLKIDYSIKEVLKNEVKGTVGIIVYVVEYQIAKDKEVWSKGTETVSMVFGYEKQTGDWKIAHYSVIGTEDERIKGICSCELYKSSTGINSGNYLVKTIVPSGKNYSTLVNNFEFLYEIQDGKGGKRTVRVGDNIYSWTQTGDIFRQKEDGTQGELVAKSHPNDEVLAIMSILKYDIYSGNCTNINLKR